A single genomic interval of Saccharomyces eubayanus strain FM1318 chromosome IV, whole genome shotgun sequence harbors:
- the ERP3 gene encoding Erp3p yields MSSLCVFLFHLLFLTQFFAKASPLTFQLKKGQKECLYTLTPDIDCSISYYFAVQQGESNDFDVNYEIYAPDDKNKPIIERSGERQGEWSFVGQHKGEYSFCFYGGKAHDKIVDLDIKYTCERQDDVRNERRKVRKAQRNLRDSKIDPLQDTLENSIDTIERQLHVLERNVQHYKTRNTRNHHTVCSTERRIVMFSIYGILLIIGMSCAQIAALEFIFRESRKHNV; encoded by the coding sequence ATGTCTAGTTTGTGTGTGTTTCTGTTTCACTTGCTTTTCTTGACGCAGTTTTTCGCTAAAGCATCACCATTGACATTCCAGCTGAAGAAGGGTCAAAAAGAATGTCTATACACACTTACTCCGGATATAGACTGTTCAATCTCGTATTATTTTGCAGTGCAACAGGGAGAGAGCAATGACTTTGATGTGAATTACGAAATATATGCCCCAGACGACAAGAACAAGCCAATAATTGAGAGGTCTGGTGAACGTCAAGGAGAATGGTCGTTTGTGGGCCAACATAAGGGAGAATATTCCTTCTGCTTCTACGGTGGTAAGGCACATGACAAGATTGTAGATCTAGACATTAAGTACACATGCGAGCGCCAAGATGATGTTCGAAATGAAAGGCGCAAGGTAAGAAAAGCGCAGAGGAACCTAAGAGACTCCAAGATCGATCCCTTGCAAGATACCCTGGAAAATTCAATAGATACCATAGAAAGGCAGCTCCACGTTCTAGAACGTAATGTACAACATTACAAGACTAGAAATACCAGAAACCATCACACAGTTTGTTCAACGGAGCGCAGAATTGTGATGTTTTCCATTTATGGTATCTTATTGATTATCGGAATGAGTTGTGCCCAAATTGCTGCATTGGAGTTCATTTTTAGAGAATCAAGGAAACACAACGTATGA